TCTGGGGCGGGGGACCATTACTCCATTTCTTAGCGGAGGAAGCGGAGGCCGGCCCGGAGGGCAAAGCTGGGGTCCGGGTCCGCCAGGCAACACGCCCCACGCTGGGGTGCGCCCCGCAGAGGGACACGCTGGGAGAAAGTGTTTCTGAGCGTGGGCCCTGCAGGGTGGGCCTGTGCAGAGAGTGAGCccagggttggggagaggggggaagggggaaggagaccCAGGGAAGGGAGGTGAGGATCCAGCACAGATGTCGAGGTGCCccggggtgaggggaagagacgGACCCTGATCCGCGGCCGCCAGCTGCACGTTGCCCGCTGGGTCTGCCTGGAATCAGGTGTGATGGTGGGGACGGGTGTCTAGCAGTGAGACCCCGACGAGCCCGCCCGCTCCTTGCAGAGATGGTGGCCACACAGCAGCAGATGAATGACGCGCAGCTGGTGCTCCAGCAGCGAGACTACTGCGCCCACTACCTCATCCGGCTGCTCAAGTGCAAGCGTGACAGCTTCCCCAACTTCCTGGCCTGCAAGCGCGAGCAGCACGACTGGGACCACTGCGAGCACCTCGAGTgagccccggcccctgccccgcgccccggccccggcccctggCCTGGCCTCAACCCCGCACCCCAGCCCGGCCCACGCCCCAGCCTGGCCCGGCCTCACCTTGGTGGAAGGAGGACTCTCGAGGGGCCTGCTGGGTGGACGGGTGGTCTCGAGGCCACTTGGAGGAATGGCCAGGCCAGGCTTCCTGGTGGGAGGCCCAGCTTCTGCCCCGGGGCTCGCTGTCAACCAGCCAGCACCTGCTCGGCAGACCCCAGACTTAAAGCAGCCACCCGCCGGTAGGTCTTTCCTACTCAGAGGCCTCCCAGAAAGCCGTGGACGCCCATTCCGGGCCCTTCCACTTCCTGGGGCTTGGGAGGACCCGGCCAGGGGCCCTGACACCCGTTCACGTGCTCTGCTCGCAGCTACGTGATGCGCATGAAGGAGTTTGAGCGGGAACGGAGGCTGCTCCAGCGGAAGAAGCGGCGGGAGCAGCGGGCGGCAGACGTGGCCCAAGGCCAGGGGCCCGGCGAGGTGGCCCCCGAGGTAGCCCTGTAGCGGACCCGCCCCCACCCTGTGGACCAGTCGATAAATAAAAGCCTCCGGGCCCCTCAGCCggagccctgcctcctcctgtgATGTGCTGGCTCCCCAACCCcgccctcacccccctcccccgaaaGAAACACGCGgagcctgagcccaagtctggcAGGGGCAGGCAGGTTTTATTCCAAGCGCCGGACAGTGGtggccccccctcctcccccggaaTGCTGCTGGGACAGAGGAAGAGCCTGGCTTGGTGGAGCCTGGGAGCCGGCGGCggctcagagcaggaaggggatGATGGGCATGCGCAGAGGCGGGTAGTCCCGGAACTCCTTCAGGTAGCTGCGGTGCTTGCCCTTGGCCCAGATGGTCATCTGAGTGAAGCCCACCAGGGAGAAGAGGGCCACTGTGGGGCAGAGCGGGGGCGTCAGGGGGGGCCGCAGAGcccgggccgggggggggggggggggcatggaggGAGGAGCAGCGGGTTCACCTGGGAGACACTGTGTCATGATGGCAAAGCCAATCCAGGATCCCACCTGTGGGGAGAGGGGTCAGGGGTCAGGGTGGGCAGGACAGGGCAGTGCCGGCCGCTCCACGGAGGCCTCGcccacctccccccaaccctTACTATCCAAATGCCGATGCCAGAGAGGCCTCGAGTAGACAGGATGACCTGATGAAGGCGCCCCCCGTTTCCTTGTGGCTGCGAGCCTGGCCTTGCACACCTCCCAACTCCCAGAAAGGCCAGCTTTTCCGTCTCCAGATGCTACAAACTGCCAAGGCAGCTGGTGAGCCAGGGACCCCTGTCAGGGGCCGGTCCTTCCGTGTGGGACCCCAGccccaggagggagaggggaggagagcggGGCAGAGCCGCACCTCGTACGTGTAGTTGGGGCAGGACACCAGCAGGAAGAGCCAGGTGAAGGGGTTCTTGGTGGGGTATGGGATCTTCCTGGTCTTGGACCCTGCAGGGCAGGACAGGAGGGGCAAGTGAGACCCCCTCACCCGGCCCACCCGGcccgacccccaccccctcacctggGGCAGGCCCCTCACCAGCTGGCCGCAGGTCCCGCAGGGCCATGTGGATGGAAAAGTTGCCAAGCTGGCAGATCTGTCAGAGCAGCAGGGTCAGCGGGGAGCCCCCAGagtccccaccccagacccctcctccccagcctgctTACCACGAAGATGGCGAGGGCCAGTTTCACCTGCTGAGCTCCATAGGCtgaagaggaagcagaggggtGGCCTGTGAGGGGAGAacccagggaggtggggaggggcagggtccgAGGCCACTTACTGGGGGGTGTGTAGAGAGGGTGGTTAATGTAATAGGCCATCCATGCGGCGAAGCCCCAGTAGTAGGTGCAGTTCTGAAAGGGAGCGGGGCTGCGGTGAGTCGGGCCGGCAGTGGGTGGGGCCAGGGACGGGCGGGGTCTGGGCACAGGGGTCCAGGTGGGTGGGGCCGGGAGGCGGCCTGCGTCTGGCTGGACACACCCCGGGGCGCTCACCTTGAAGATGTTGCGCAGGGGCATGGTGCCATGGGAGAAGCGGTGCACGAAGAGCGTCTCCAGCAGACGCTTGATGTAGTGGAATGAGTGGCAGATGCAGgcaaggctggggggggggggggggggaggggcgggggcaggctCAGCTGGGGCAAGTCCAgcaggcctcccccccccccccaccgcccctccccctggccccaCTCACTGCACCACCGTGTGCCGGCTGGACGTGAAGTCATACTTGTGGCCGTAGATGAAGGGCACCCGGAAGTAGAAGAGCAGGTAGATGAAAAGGGGCCCTGCGTACTCGGTCAGGAAGACCTGGGGGTACGGGGAGCAGGTGAGTCACCCCAGTGTGGCTGCTGGCAAAGGAGGCCACGGACAGGGCTGCGGCTCACCGTCACCCAGCTGATCTGGGCCCCCAGGTCCCGGAAGTAGAGTGTGGCCGTGGTGCCCACAGGCAGCTTCTGCAGGACGTCCTCATCCTTCAGGGACTTGCCCTCTGCAGAGAGACCAGGCCGGGGCTCAGAGCTGCCCAGGACTTTGCCCACTGCCACCCAGGAGCCTAGGGCGGCCGAGCAGACAGCTGTACTCACTGGGGTCCAGGCGGAGGGACTGGCGAGCAGGGTACCACTGTGGATCTGCGGGGAGAGCAGGGCATCACAGCGCACAGCATGGTGGAGCCCAGGGACCCCacgcctcctccagccccaggacAAGGCCTCTGAGGCCCGTGCTAGGACCCAGCCGGGAACAACCCAGGCAGGAGAGGGATGTTATCCTTCCGAAGGCCCGGCAACGACATTCCTGCTGGAGGCCACGCAGGGACATCTGCCCCAGGCAAGCCAAGAGAAGCCTGGGCCACACTGGGGGCATCTCTGCAGGACCTGGGAGGACAGGTATACAGGACAGGGTCCCACCCAGAGGCCTCTGCCCAGAGGTCACAGGGGTGGCACAGCTGGGCCCGGGACTTACGGGTCTTGGTGAAGAGGTTCTTGATCTCGGCAATGGTGGCATGGGGCTCCACCTGGGGGAAGCAGAGGCCGCAAAGAAGTCGGGGGCAGGGGAGCCTGGTCAGGGCCCCTCCTGGTGAGGGGGGTCGGACAGGGGGCCTGGGCCCCTGCTATGGGAGGGGGAAGGCCGGAGTTCAGGCCCCCCTACCTACATGGCTGAACAGCACAGCAGCGGCCCCCCCCAGAGTGGAGACGGTATGAGCCTGGGAAGCTGGGCCTGCTTCCCTGCCTGTGCTCACCCCCACACAGCTGCCCGCAGAGTGACGGCCCTCGGTCAGGGCCAGAACCCACTGGGGCGGGAGCCCCTTCCCCCCTGCCTGGCATCTGCAGGGGGCAGCTCTCAGAACCCCCACCTTCTTCCCAGGCCCCAAAGCCCTGCAGGGTCCACAGAGGttgcctcacctcctcccaccaGGGGGCCGGATCCTGGCCACACCCAAGGGCCAGcgctgcccaccccaccccaccccaccccaccccaccccacgccGGCAGGGGCAGGCCCGGGGACAGTACCCCTCATCCGCCCGAGGAGTAGGTGGGGTGTCAGGACACAGGTTGGGGGGACGCAAGGAGTCCGCCTCCTCAGaaccaggagccccaggaagtAACGGGCCCAGACTCCGTGTCCTCGGCCCAGGGCCGCCGACGCCACGGTCGTACCTTGTCCAGGAAGCACAGCTTCTCTCGCGTCTTCGCATCCAGAATCTCCACCTCGAAAAAGAGGACGGCCTTTTTAGGTTTTTTGGTCTTGGCGGGGGCGATTCGGGGGAGGCCGTtgaggccgaggccgaggccggGGCCTGGGcccgggccggcctcccgggccACCATGCCCATGTTCAGGTCCATGCTGCCCTGCTCTGCCCGCTGCGGCCAGCGGCCCCGGCTGCCAGACGTCAGCCCCCACCTCGGACCTCCCCAGGCGGAGCGGCTCTGGGCCGGGCGGGCGCGATCAAATTCTGCCGCGGTGCTGGAGAGGAGCCCGCGCCTGCCCTGGCACCACCACCTTCTGTGCAGATGTAACCCGAGTGCCCCACAGCCACGGCCCAGCTAAATATAAAACTGCCCCAgaccgagccccccaggagccATGCCACAGACCTCCTGGGGGCGACCCCTGGGGGCTGGGTCCCCCAAAACTGAGGCTTTTGAGTGGACACAGCGCCTGGACagcactgggggcagggagaccctgggaggcaggcagggaggcacCTCCCGCCTGGCCCGGTGCAGGGTGGGGCCGGCCTCGGGAGGAGGGCGAGAGAGGCCGAGGGCGGCCCAAGCCTCGGCCGGCTCAGGCCCGCAGGGCTCACGGGGCTTAGAGAAATCCCAGCTATTTTGAGAATCCCAGAGACAGATCATCCACTTCCCCTTCTGAGCTGTAAGAGACCCTGCGGATTATTTTCCTTGTGCATTTGTGTTCCCAGGGAGGTGACAGATTCCTAAGTTATTGGTGCAGAGAGCCTCTCTCTAAGTGTGGAAAGGGTCAGGAAACGGAGAAGTTTCCAGCCAGCATCCCCAGCCTGGATGGATgaggccccggccccggcccctgcCTCCCTGACCTCCCTTCTCCACTCATTTCTCACTAGGTCCACCCGGGCCTGTCCAAGGCCACCTCTGGGGCAGTCTTCCCACCACGTCAGCCCAACACAGTGCCCTTGCCTAGGCCCTGAGCCCACAAAGCCCAAAGCCCggccaccccccaaccccacccttcTCCCAGAGCCGCCCCCAGACAGTGGCAGAGCAGTGGGCAGAgttgggagggagagagccccccccggggggtgggggtgggggtctggccCACCCATCCCAAGCAGGTCAGAGAAGGCGCCGCCGGGAGGGGCCGTGAGCATGTGAACTGCCGAAGCTGGAGGGAGGCCCAGCAGTGGCCAGTGGATCCCCAAAGGCCCAGGTGCTCCCACGGGGGGCTTGGCACAGATGCCACTGACGTGGGTCATGGCAAGAAGGCCTAGGTCTGACCTCAGGTCGGCCACTAGCAAAGCAGGCACTGAGAATCCTTCCCGCCCCTGGCGGACCTCGGTCAGAGGCAGTGTGGAGAAAGGAGCCGGTCAAGAAACCCCAGGGCAGGGCCCCAGCCAGGGCTCTCTGAGGGCAAGGCCGGCCACCCACAGCCCGGCAGATGGTGTGGTCCACTGCAACCAGCACCCCCTAGAGGGAAAGGGATCCCCTCACACATCCCCCAACAACACGGCAGATGTGGGGACTGAGTCTGGCCATGCCACGAGGTCGCCCGTGACCAGCCCCTcacttctctctgagcctcgtcCAGGAGGCAGGTAGGAAGGCGTGGGCCTCAAGGGGTTATAAGGGGTCATGAGACAATGTGAGTGGAGCACCAGCATGGGGCCTGACAGGAAGTGCCCCAAAACCTGGGGCCACGAGGCTGGGCGTGAGGAGGCCCGGTGGGAAGGGCACAGGCCTGGGTGCAGATCCTGGCGGCCTGCAGGCCTGTTTGCCCACGTGTGCTACGCCCGCCCCACATCAGGGACACGAGAGGGCCCAACACCCAGAAGCCCTGGCCCATGAGCCTGCTGGGGACTGCCAGCCGTGTGGCCTTGGGGGACAGCCTACCGAGCCCCTCTGAGCCACGGGCCAAACAGATGGGGCCAGAAAAGAAGCTGGTCATACGGCCCAGAGGACttgtgggagagggaaggggcacgCTTGGAACGTGCCAGAAAGGGCTGGAATAGCAGGGCCGTGGGCAGGCATAGGGCCTGCCCTGTGGCTGCAGGTATATTAATAGTTCCTGGGTCCCAGCAGGGCGGTGCCCACATGCCTTCAGAGCCCGTGTGGGGCAGGAGGGCAGCACCAGGCCCACTGGGAGAGGACGCCTCCAAGTTCCTGCTGAGCCACTCAATAGCTTAAAATATAagcagcccctctccctgccGGCCAGCTGCTGGGGGAGGGCTGAAatcctacccctctcccccagcctgggCACCAGACCAGGGTCCGGGGAGAGTCGGGGGCCCCGACTGGCTGCCGGAGAGGAAGCCGGGTGGCAGGAGGGGTGGCCGGGCAAGGGGCACACTCCCAGCGGCCCGCGCCGGGGTCAGTCCCAAGCTGGAGGACGGGAGCCCGCACCCTCACAGAGGTAAGCCTGGCCCTCCGGGCAGCACCCTGGGGCCCAGCCCACTGGGGTGGGGGTTGCCTCAGCTCAGGGCTGCTGCGGCTGGATCTGGGGCTGGGTCGGTCATTTCCCACTTCTCACCCCCTCATCCCAGGACCCAGCAGCTTTCATGCTGAGAGAGGTCTCAGAGGCCCTGAGGAGTGAGGAGAAGGTAGGACCCAGGACCTCTCCGTGCGATTTTATAATTACTGCAaactgaaaagtgaaataaaagtttaCGCTAggtggcagaaaaaaagaaagaaagaaagaaagttatgctaagtaaaagaggccagacacaaagACTCACCATATTATGTAAAGTGTTCAGAATCAGCAAACCCAAAGAGCCAGAAAGACTGGGTTGCCAGGGGGCTGCGGAGGGGGGATGGGGAATGTTGCCTGATGGGAACCTGGTATCTTTTAGGGGTGACGGCAACATTCTAAAACTAAAACGAGGTGGTGGCTGCAGTGGACAGACGACACTGTGACTCTACCAAATGCCGCTGCactattcatttttaatggttCATTTTATGCGAACTGcacttcaataaattatttttaagggggGGCGGGATGCGCTAAGAAGCAGGCCCCAATTACCCATCAAAAGAAAAGGCCCCAGGGCAGGGAGCAGCAAGggtaccccacccccatccacctcccaaCACTGAGGGCCTAAACAGAGGGGACATGGTCATATGCTTCCCATTCTTCAGTCCCTCAGCTTACCCACCCactgcacccctccccaccccgctgcgaccccagcccctgctctgtgctgagcataccTCCCATGCcctgtccttctccctccctctctctctctctctgtgtgtgtctctgtgttgCCTGCCCAGGCCTGATGCCAGCCTAGGGTGGGGACCCAGGGTAGGCCTACGCCAGGTCAGACGGTGTAGGCAGCTGCCAAGCACAGCCCTTAGGCAGGGTTCCTGAGCACAGAAGGGTAGGCAGCAGGCCCAGGCCCCATCCCTGGGGAGAAGACAggcctggggaagggaggagaggtcaGCCCTCCTAAGGCTGCTGGAGGCAGGTGAAAGGCTGGGAGGGGTGTCACTGGCCGGAGGTCCCAGCCGCTGACCATAGCTAGGGGGTGTGGCACAGCAGGCTCCGGCACAATGGATACAGAGGACAAGGACGGGGCGGACACCCTGGCCTGGGACACGGGAGCACGGCTCTGCGATGACAGTTCCACTAGCCCGGGAGGAATTCTCACCCAGGCGCCTGAGATTCCAGGATCCGGCCAACAGCAACTCGTGGCACCACGAGGTCAGggcatgggggttgggggagggggcaggaccaAGGATGGGGCCACAGCCCACCCTGAAAGAGGGGCGGGGGTCAGGCTGCAGCCTTCCCCAGCTTGGAGGGGAACACCCAGAGCCACTGCTGAGCAGCAGGGCCCACGGCCTTCATGGTCTTCATGGAAACAAAGAAGCTGCTGATCAAGGTAGTCACAGTGGAAACAGGGGTGCTGTGTTCTGAGCTAGTGTCGGTGCCCACAGCAAGGCTCCAGGGGTGAACCCCACCTGGTAGATGAGAAACACCAGAGCTGTGGGAAAGCGGAGCAGTTACGCATCTGTAGGAGaggctcagggcctttgcacatgctgttcccgcTGCCTAGACCACTCTCCCCCAGACCCCTCAGGGCTCCTCCCTTCACCTCCATGGGCCTTCAGACAAATGCTCGGTGAGGTCCTTCCTGACTTAAAATAGCAACTCCCAGATACCAGCTCCCAAGGACAAGGACTGCCCCGTTCTTGACCATTTCCCAGCACACAGACCTCCCCAACAAGGAGCTGTGCTCCGTAAGCACCTGCATGAGGCAGCTGGGCTTGCCTAAGGCCCCACCACCGGCCTCTGAGCCCAGGCCTTTCCCTTCACCACACCCCAGGGGGCCCTGCCCACCTCGCCCAACCCCAGGGTGGCGGCAGGGTGGCGGCAGGGTGGAAGCTGCTGCCTGGAGTTCTCCGTACCCTGGGCCAGGGACCTAGTGCCAGGGAAGCCTCTGTGAGGCCCCCACACATGCCCGCCAGGCTCCTGTGACCCTGTGGGGCCCAGCATTCTGGCAGCCAGACCCTCCTCCCAGGCTCGGGAGCACCACTCACTGGGGGAAAGGGCCAGTGACCAAGCCAGCTCCCAACTCCAGGGAAAGCTCGTTGACTTCCTGCACCAGCAAAAGCCCAACACAGAAgaggggctccatgctgaccggcTCTATGGAGCCTGGGCCCTCAGAGGCACTACCACAGGCCCCGTGGTCCCCACACAAGGAGGCCTCAAGGGCCTCCTCGGCTGTGTGCACATTACCTAGGCTCTAAGGTCAAGAAGACTCAcctacttcctggctgtgtggccctggacaagttactcaacctctctgagcctccattttctcatctataatgtGGGCTGCCCCCACCTGCCGTCTCGCAGAATTACCGTAAGATTTACAGAGATAATGACACCCAAAAACAGGAGATAAACACACCCAGCCTACAAGAGATCCTGCATGGAGTTAACTATCATCAGACCAACACTGGCAAAACAGTACTGGCAGTACAGCCAGGCCCTTTCTCCCCAAATCCTGGCCATGAAGACACCAAGGTCAGGGAGGTGATGTGGTGACGCTCCATCCAGCCGGTGACAATGCGCCCGAACCCTAACAATAGCAAGACACGTGTgggtgggaggggcggggctgcggCGAAGTCCCTACTACGGTTCGCTGCCAGGCTGCGGCGGCTGCCCTGCGCTCCACTGCCCCCTTGTGGCCGTGGACTCCACTCCCAACTGCGGGAGGACGAAGACCCCTGTCAGGCAGAAAACGCCAGTGCAGGACCAAGAGCGAGTACTGGCTCGGGCTCCGCCACTTACCAGCCAAGAGGCCTCGGGAGCCACTGCCCCACGTTCCCTCTTTCGGCCCCTCGCCCGCtcccgcctcccctcctcccccatctcagGCACTGCAGTGAACAAGGCCCATCCCAGCCTTCACAGGACCGCACCCCACCCTGTGcgtgctgtgggggaggggggcgggggcgaggCGGGGGACAAGAGTGACCCGTCTGTCACCAAGCGTCGTGGAGAAAAACCTAACTGGGCAGGGGAGtccggggtggggaggaaggccaTTTTCGGGACAGTGGTCAGGGAAAAGCGTCcctgagcgggggggggggggggggggggggggggggggggcggcatcCAGGCAAAGGCCAGTGAGACGCCAGGCAACAAGCGTGCACACGAGGCAGAGGGAAGGCCGAGTACAAGGGCCCTGTGGCTGGATGCGCTCAGCGGCTCTGAGGAGCAGAAGGCCCAGGTGGCCAGCACAGAGCGGGCAGACGGCACAGTGAGGGCTCTGGCTCTTACCCCGAGGGAAGTGGGCAGGTTCCCGGTTCCCCCGGGAACTGGGAGACCAGGGCAACGatggggacagagcagggaggTGGCCACGGAGGAGTGGAAAGTGGTGGCGTTCTGGACAGACTAAGGGCAGGACCACGGGATCTGCTGATGATGGTCTGGGGGGCCCGGGGGGTCCGACCTGAGCCCCAGGAGGAAGGAGCGCCAGAACAAAGGCGGCAGGAGGAGTAGGCGCCACCTGAGCCCAGGTGTGAAGAGCCACGCTTGCACCCAGGGGCCCGGCCGCCAGCGCCCACGAGGCCTGCCAGCCGGGGGCCCGGGCCCCTCTCGAGCCTCAGTGTCCCCCCAACCCTGTAAACACCGCCGGGCCCAGTGCTCTCCAGGCCCCTCCCATCCGCCAACAAGACTCCGTGGCCTCGCGGCGGAGTCCACATCCCAGGGCCCCTTGGCCCTTGGGGTAGGCACAGGCCTGAGGGTCGGCCCGGATTCCAGCTCACCCTCACCAGCTCCCGATGATGCCCCTGGAACCTCTGTGCATCCTCAGGCGGACCCGCCCAATGGGCACGCGTGGAAAACGGCAGGCCTGGAGCTGCGGCGGCTTCCCGGGCCCCTCTCCTCGTCCTCCCCTTTCACCTGCCCGGCAGCCGAGAGGGCAGGAGCTCTTGGCTCCGCTTCTCAGATAAGGAAGCCGTGTTCCAAAGGGTGAGGGACGCTCCCGGGTCACACAGCAAACACCTGGGCCCAGACTGCGCGCCCGTGTGTGCTGAGAAAggccagcacccccaccccccgccccgcccacacAGGCCTCTGGGGCCGCACCCCCAGCCGGCGCAGGCTCTCTGCGGAGGCCCCGCGCAGAGACGGCACAAGCAGCACACCCAGCCTCCGGCGGGCTCTCTGAGACCCCACGTGGGTCTGCCGGCCAGGAAAGGGCCCTGCAACTAGGCCACCTTGTGAGGGACGTGTGCGCCCTGGTGGTGACGTCTTCTCCTGGGCCTGGGGCACGAGAGGCCCGCTGTGGGTGCAAGCCCTGCTCAGGGCAAGCTGGGACTCCAGACAAAGATGCAAAGACCTTGACAGGTCCTTCCGCCGGCTGGCCCAGGCCCTCGCGGCCCCCACGGGCCCCCCGCTCGGGGCATAAGAGCCGCCGCACCCAGAGGAGGGAGGCCCGGCCGCGAGCGGCACAGCACCTGGCCGGCTCACCCGCTTCACAGATGCAGAGGCTCGGGCACGTTCGCCTGGACTCGGCGACTCAGCACTTGCAGCTCCCTTTCCCTTCCACTTTCCAGAAATATCGAAGTCACACTGCTCGCGCCAGGGTGGCTGAAAAGACCTTGGGCTCAGCTGCCAGGAGGCCAGCACAGGCCGCACCTGCTCCGCCAGAAATACCTCCTTCCCCAGTGGCCTCAGCTCGTGACCCCATTTCTCTGAGGTGCCCAGCGCACTTGCACCAGCCTCCCCGATGTGCCACCACGGGGGCAGAACGTCACCAAGGCTGGCAAGGGCGGGGAGACGCTGACCACCCACTCCCAGGCCCTCAACCAGCCAgttcccacctcctgcccccgCTGGCCAGACAACAAGAGCCAGGGTCTGAATGCCAATGTCCCTGGGCTCTGGGATGGGGGCCAGGAGACGCTGGAGAGCCCCATACACCCCAGCGGCGTCCTGGAGAACATTCTTTAGGTGCTCAGGTGACCCCGGGTTGGTGGCAGCAACCACACAGAGCACAACCTGAAGGGGACACCGAACCAACACAGCGGGGACTCTGGGTCTCGGGCCCGTTGACCAGCTGCCCGCTGGCACCCGCAGCCCCCGCACCTCCCTGGGCGGGCACAGGCTGCACCTTCCGGGACTCCAGAGGGCGCTGTCCCACCCAGAGCAGGGCTGCCCCTGGGGCCTGTGCCACTGGGAAGCGCCTCCCCAAGGAACATCTGTCGGATGCTTACCTCGTGCCAAGGGCCGTGCCGAGACCTTCGCCTGCCTAACTCACCTAGCCTCACCAAGGCCCGTAAGCTAAGGACTGTGACCCCAGTCATGCAGCTCAGAAACGAGGGGGCCCTCGCCCAgggcacacagccaggaagtgccGCGGCCAGCGCCAACGCACCCGCCTGGGCCCACAGCCCCCGCCACACCACCAGCACCGCTCCGAAGGGTGGGGTTAGATGCCGACGGGGGAAGAAAGGTGGGAGGGGCCCCGGGATCCGATCATCTGCAAGTCACCCCCTTCCCTCCCGATGCTCCAACTCCAGCACACCCGTCTTGGGAGGTCCAGACTCCGCAGAACAGGTCACTACCAGGGAGCCCAGGGACCGAGCCCGCTCCTCACAGGCCTCAGGCTCCCGTGGCCCCAGCACACTCAGGGTCCCAAGGGAGAAAGACCCGTCACCTCCTGACACCACACAGAGGTGTCCAGGCAGGCTCAGCGGCTGTCTTAACACTTCCTGCACGGTTTCCCGTCAGGccccagggggaggggtggagggagtcCCCACGGCAGTGCCACAGCAGAGGCCAGAGTCAGCCCAGCCTCCCAGACTGAGCCTCAGCGTCTCCCTCTGGTCGATGGGAACGTTTGAAAGAAGACCTAACAGACAGGGTTCTCGTGGCACACGTGGCAGAAGTCCCACCCGTGGCCCCGAACCCTGCCTGCTCATGTGACTCCGCTGAGGAGCCCTGGACTGGGCAGCCTAGGCGGGGGACCGGGGTCTCTGAAGGGGGAGCCGGCGCCCACAGCTTcaaaagctcccaggtgacagATGGGAACAGCCACCTCGACCCAGGCTGCCTCTGGAAGCCCAAAACCCCTCCCGGTGGGGCCTCAACCATTCCCTGCAGGTGCAACCCACCCCTTCCTTGCCCTGCCCCCTGCAGGGTGTGAGTCCTGAGTACCCAGCCACCACCAGCTCACACTGATCCTACTAGATTGGCACtgttaccccattttacagacaaggaggcTGAGGCTGAGGAACACAAGTCCCCAG
This DNA window, taken from Neofelis nebulosa isolate mNeoNeb1 chromosome 4, mNeoNeb1.pri, whole genome shotgun sequence, encodes the following:
- the NDUFB7 gene encoding NADH dehydrogenase [ubiquinone] 1 beta subcomplex subunit 7, which encodes MGAHLARRYVTDPSGEPDPQRMPTFPPDYGFPGRKEREMVATQQQMNDAQLVLQQRDYCAHYLIRLLKCKRDSFPNFLACKREQHDWDHCEHLDYVMRMKEFERERRLLQRKKRREQRAADVAQGQGPGEVAPEVAL